The region GtacgtttattattttcttcctgATTTTATTTTGATTTGACTGGACTTTTCCTGTAAGGTTTAGTTCGCAAGTTCACAAATTTTACACCGAAAATTTGGCAAACTGAATTTTTGATGATGCTGGAATGAGAAGtctaaaatgtttggcagattctgcgaGACCAGtcatggccggagccagatggagaagaaaaaaaacaacgaaCAAATTTGATTAGCAAAAACATTACTTGCAATTCatacagagaagacgccccctgtgagtcactggatgtaactgcgctATAATCACTTGTAAGGTCTTCAGATCCTGTGTACAgctggatctacctctatatggtctcTGCTCAGGAACAATACTGGACGCATTTCATGCTGATGGTTTCACCAGTTTAAATAGTTATCAGAAATCTGCGGCATCAGATCCAGAGCGAATTATGTTCTATCTTCGTTTTTCTGTAtaatggtggggttcacatattTAGGGAGTGGGCGTGACCACTTTCAGGAGAATTCACTACAACATTGCTTGTACGCTGCTATTTCTCCATGATATGTGGAGGGTGATATGTGGGCTGCTGTAGAGGCTgttaactctgtaccccagaaatTCAATGACCTGAGGGCCGCCCTTCAAGAATTGCGGGGGGCCATGCCTTAGAAGACAATAAAGCAGCGTCCCAGAACAGGTGTGCCACTGCAATTTAGAAAGAATCTAGGTTAGTAGCATTTTGTGTCTATGCTCTGGGTTGAAGTGAGATTCCAGCAAGTGAGTTAGTATTTCCAAAAGAGTTCTAGCAGTCGCCATGCTGGGCTAGTATCACCTTGGTAAGGCTACTAGAGACAGGGGAGAAAACTTTTCCATACTGAGTGGTTATCGTTTCTATTCGTCAAGGTCATTCTAATAACAGACAGGAGTCAGCAGTTAGATAAGTGCAGGTCAAACTGAGAACTCCGGATGCAACATGCTTGGTTTCTTAAGGGATCACACCAACGGCTAGCTATACCTAGAggtggggcctgtgttcctgAATTTGTGTCACCTGGTGCCCATGCACAGCAAGAGGCGGATGGTTATAGCCGTGGATGCTGGTTCTGTCTTATCATCACTCCCTCAAAGTGGTTAGAGCCCCTGCAGCTGAGAACCCACGGGTCTGGATAAGCCCCCTCCCTGCAAGTAGCCCACTGTACCCCAAGTCAAGTCTGAACACCAAGTAACAAGTAGCCAGAGCGTGTGCCTAAAGCTGTCCAGGATTATTCTCCAGTCTACCTGCACTATGCAGTGATTTATCCAGGAGTATTCTAGTCACCCGGCTCACTACAAGAGATCTCTGTATTCCTTTTATTAGGTATGTATTATAATGAGTAAGTCCAGAATTAGTATAGATACCAGAGGTGTGGTCACTTAATAACATCATGGCTGGTGCAAACACCTCAGCAGATATGTTGACCCATCAAAAGACACTTATCAGTAATCAAAACTCCAAGCAAGCAATAGTGCCCATCTAACACTGCTACAGGGTCTCACTATGTTTCCCCCACTGTATGGGCTCATCAGGAGGCCAAAAACTAAGGAGGCCAAAAGGCTCATcctgtggtggaggtgactgtgtGAGTACAAAGCACTGGAACAACATTGAAGGGAGAACAAGGCCCGATACAATCTGTGGTGTCACGAGCTTCAAAATGGATGTCCCCTCCTTGGGGTCTAAGAACTGATTCTCTGAGTCACAGGACTCTGCTGTGAGGATGAGTGGGCGCTCCTGGAGTCCATACTGTCTACCATGACTCCCTTGGGATCTTCTATCCCACACAACACATGGGACTCAGCTGGCACAGTCTCTCCACATTGTCGGTAATTAGAGGAAATCCACCGGGGTCCAAGGagtatatactacagtatatagagcagCCGCCCCATCACCCTCAGCACTGGAGAGGAGCCTCGTACATGGAGGTAGGTGGATGGAAATGGAAGGAAAAGACACCGACCTGGATATCAGTGATAGGTGACTCCAGGGATAGATAGGACACGAGATTAGCCAACGTATTTATTATTATACGACCTTCACTGACACATTGGAACAAACCCATCAACTCTTACATGGCATAAAAAGTTATAAAGAGTCATCTAGCCGACAGGATCCATATCTTCAATGTGCAGGACAATGTAAGGTCAGACAAGGTGAAAGCATCGGTCACACAAGGTGTTGTCGGCCAAAGTTGTTACATAAGTATTTGCCAAGGTGGGTGGTCCCAGTATGACCAGCTTTGGGCTTTATGTCCATGGCTGTGTGAGTTTTTTGTTGAGTTGTCTATAATATAACCAAGCACTATCGGGCAATGTGACCATACAATGTCCTCCAGAAGGTTACGAGCTCTGTAGTGCCACTTATAGGTTGTTGTTTTGGTAGGTTAAAGCCTTGAAACAGGGACCTTGGGTTATCAATCCAAACCAGATCCTGATCTGTAGACAAAGTCAAGGCTGCGATGAGAGCCTGAGGGGGTAGTTAGTCTCCTTATGGCCTCTAAAACTCCTTATGTCAGCTTTCGGGTTTCCTGGAGGAAATATTTTTCTAGAAAAGTCAAAAACATGTAGCGCTATTAGAATGTCCCACCACTATGATATGTGTTGTATTTTTATTCGTCTGGTGATCTCTTCCTCATCCTCAGAGTTTATGGGCGATGGTATAACAATAACACCAACCTCTTATTTATCTTGTCTGATTATGTTTTAGAAAGATTCTTGACTTCTACCGAGAACCAATGACTTGAGACCTTCCAGACATTTTTCTTTATGTCTAATGAGACTTGGACCCCCCGACATGACAATCCCTGAGGCCAACAACCAAAGAGAAGGAGACACATGATGACCGGAGATCTGGAGATCTCAGAAGAAGTGGTCAGTCATCTACTTATTATGGTTGTCTCCGCTAATGTAGTATCTGGTTACAACGTCATAACTGGGTTTCCTGATGACCCAAGGATGAACGTCTTTAACCACACTGAGCTTTCGTTCTCTCACACAGAGTTTGTCCTCTTCGGGTTTCCGGGGATTCTTGACTGCAGGAAGTTTTTGGTGATCCCATTTCTTTCTATCTATGTTACAATCTTGACGGGTAACTCCATATTGATATACCAGATCTGTGTAGAACGGGGCCTCCATTCTCCAATGTATATCCTCATCTCCATCCTCTTCACTGTCAACATCTCATGCACGACCTCCGTCATACCCAAACTCCTCCTGGGTTTGGCCTTCGATATGAATGTGATCACTCTGGCCGGGTGCCTCATACAGATGTTCTACGTTTATTTCATGGCTATCTTTGAGTCTGGTATTATCCTGTCGATGGCTCTGGACAGGTATGTGGCCATCTGTAAGCCTCTACGATACAATGATATCATGACCAGTTGGACCCTGGTCTACCTGGTTGTCATCGGGCTGGTTCGGAGCACTCTTTTTGTTTCCCCAATGGTCATATTGGCTTCTTATGTTCAGTACTGTAAATCCAATATCATTCTGAATTTTGTCTGTGAGAACATGGGGCTACTGAGCCTGGCTTGTGGCGACACCTCCAGGCCGCAAATTGTTGGTCTGCTGGTTCGAATCTTCATCACAATTCTGGATTCCAGTCTACTACTCTTCTCCtattccagcatcctgtatacagcCTTAAAGATCATATCTGGTAAAGCTCGGCAAAAAGCCCTGCACACCTGTGGCACCCACCTGCTGGTAGCCATGCTCATCTACACCTGTGCCCTGGTATCCTCCATCGTCTACAGAATCCATTTACTCATCTCCTATGATGTCCAGAACCTCTTTAATGCCATCTACCTGATGATCCCTGCCACATTAAACCCCTTTATCTACGGATTAGGAGTCAAAGAGATCCGAGATTCCTTGACAAGATCCTGGAAGAAGAGGAATTTGGTTTTCTCCTCCTCTACGCACATTCAGATTAATAAGGTGTTTGTTCTTCGATTTAGTACAGAAGAAAAGTGATTTCTTTTATAATGGCTCCAGAGTAGGGACCATGAATGGTGAGATGATGTCCCCGATGTCTTCTGAGGTCAGGTTACTCATCACTGATCGGTCATACCCATAGGATGGCATAGTTGACCATTGCAACAAACATTCACTACAAGGCTGGGTTGATCCAACAGAGAACCTTCGGGTTATGATGTTCAGCATAGCTATAGAGCCACAAGAggcggaaatatatatatatatatatagtccacaAGAGAGCAGCACTGGTAGGGGTGGTGGGTGCCAGCAAGTAGGAGATTCTGACTTGTTCTCCAGCCGAACGCTGATTGTAtgcttaaagtgaccctgtcgccccctttttgcattctgacatctctacccaGGTGTAAGGGGTAagtttagcgtttttcataccttattttatactatacgtcatggtgcttgttcaagtaaaaagtca is a window of Dendropsophus ebraccatus isolate aDenEbr1 chromosome 5, aDenEbr1.pat, whole genome shotgun sequence DNA encoding:
- the LOC138793964 gene encoding olfactory receptor 52E8-like, which encodes MTGDLEISEEVVSHLLIMVVSANVVSGYNVITGFPDDPRMNVFNHTELSFSHTEFVLFGFPGILDCRKFLVIPFLSIYVTILTGNSILIYQICVERGLHSPMYILISILFTVNISCTTSVIPKLLLGLAFDMNVITLAGCLIQMFYVYFMAIFESGIILSMALDRYVAICKPLRYNDIMTSWTLVYLVVIGLVRSTLFVSPMVILASYVQYCKSNIILNFVCENMGLLSLACGDTSRPQIVGLLVRIFITILDSSLLLFSYSSILYTALKIISGKARQKALHTCGTHLLVAMLIYTCALVSSIVYRIHLLISYDVQNLFNAIYLMIPATLNPFIYGLGVKEIRDSLTRSWKKRNLVFSSSTHIQINKVFVLRFSTEEK